From Methylopila sp. M107, a single genomic window includes:
- a CDS encoding PaaI family thioesterase — MPRSGPDRTPRLTLDETKAFLAVEFPQMAHGGPTYVIEEVGYGTARLRLLVRDEHLRPGGTVSGPAMMALADIALYVALLGAIGPVPLAVTTNFSINFLRRPEPRDVVAIVRYLKIGRSLAVGEAELRTGGGEEPVAHVVATYSIPPKG, encoded by the coding sequence ATGCCACGCTCGGGCCCGGATCGTACGCCGCGGCTCACTCTCGACGAAACGAAGGCGTTTCTGGCCGTCGAGTTTCCGCAGATGGCGCATGGCGGGCCGACCTACGTCATCGAGGAGGTCGGCTACGGAACGGCGCGTCTCCGACTGCTTGTGCGCGACGAGCATCTGCGCCCGGGCGGCACCGTCTCAGGGCCCGCCATGATGGCGCTCGCCGACATCGCCCTCTATGTCGCGCTGCTCGGCGCCATCGGTCCGGTGCCGCTCGCCGTCACGACCAACTTCTCGATCAACTTTCTCCGCCGGCCGGAGCCCAGGGATGTCGTCGCGATCGTGCGGTATCTCAAGATCGGCCGGTCGCTCGCGGTCGGAGAGGCGGAGTTGCGGACGGGCGGCGGCGAGGAGCCGGTCGCGCATGTCGTCGCGACATACTCGATCCCGCCCAAGGGATAG
- the nadC gene encoding carboxylating nicotinate-nucleotide diphosphorylase — MAPLDPIAVRRAVEAALTEDLGRAGDITSAATIPAGATARLAIVSRGKGRLAGLPLAAAAFAALDPSIRFETENRDGDAISPGDVIARIDGPARAALSAERTALNVLGHLSGVATATAAYADLISHTRARVCCTRKTLPGLRIFEKYAVRCGGGANHRFGLDDAILIKDNHIAVAGGPVEALKAAKSFAGHLVKIEIEVDTLDQLDLVLAEGADVVLLDNMTPETLAEAVRRIDGRMLAEASGNVSLDTVKAIAESGVDLISVGRITHSAQNFDFGLDIAVG; from the coding sequence ATCGCGCCGCTCGATCCGATCGCGGTGCGCCGCGCCGTCGAAGCCGCGCTGACCGAGGACCTCGGGCGCGCCGGCGACATCACCAGCGCCGCGACGATCCCGGCCGGCGCGACCGCCAGGCTCGCGATCGTTTCCCGCGGAAAAGGTCGGCTGGCGGGGCTGCCGCTGGCGGCGGCGGCTTTCGCGGCGCTCGATCCATCGATCCGGTTCGAGACCGAGAACCGCGACGGCGACGCGATTTCGCCCGGCGACGTCATCGCGCGCATCGATGGGCCGGCGCGCGCCGCGCTCTCGGCGGAACGCACGGCGCTCAACGTTCTCGGCCACCTGTCGGGCGTCGCGACCGCGACCGCGGCCTATGCCGACCTCATCTCCCACACGCGCGCAAGGGTCTGCTGCACGCGCAAGACGCTGCCAGGGCTGCGGATTTTCGAAAAGTACGCGGTGCGCTGCGGCGGCGGAGCGAACCATCGCTTCGGGCTCGACGACGCCATCCTGATCAAGGACAACCACATCGCCGTCGCGGGCGGGCCGGTCGAAGCGCTTAAAGCGGCAAAATCCTTTGCCGGCCATCTTGTAAAGATCGAGATCGAGGTCGATACGCTCGACCAGCTCGACCTCGTTCTCGCCGAGGGCGCGGACGTCGTCCTGCTCGACAACATGACGCCGGAGACGCTCGCCGAGGCCGTGCGCCGCATCGACGGTCGGATGCTCGCGGAAGCAAGCGGCAACGTCTCGCTCGACACGGTGAAGGCGATCGCCGAGAGCGGCGTCGACCTGATCTCGGTCGGCCGGATCACGCATTCCGCGCAGAACTTCGACTTCGGGCTCGATATCGCGGTCGGGTGA
- a CDS encoding L-aspartate oxidase, with translation MTDSSDSISLDDLAPLAWNGADDVVIVGGGLAGLFTALKLAPRPVTVITAAPLGTGASSAWAQGGIAAAVGLGDSPEQHAADTVAAGAGIVDEAIANLMTREASARIEDLLRYGVPFDRDLEGKLMLSREAAHSERRIVRVNGDLAGKAIMGALVQAVRRTPSIRVLEGFVVEDLISEGRFVTGVIARTVGARHDQPIRISGRAVVLASGGVGHLFAVTTNPVEARGAGLAAAARAGATLADLEFVQFHPTAIAVGRDPAPLATEALRGEGAILVGRDGRRIMDGVHPDLDLAPRDIVARAVYEASRGDGAFLDARASVGARFPARFPTVYAACMAAGVDPVVEPIPIAPAAHYHMGGVLTDANGRTSLDGLWACGETASTGAHGANRLASNSLLEAIVFGARIAEDISGLAPAAPMAAPAASGRPIRGGAAPDDGATATLRRAMTDMVGVVRDGARMARAVETLDRLRRNAANADLRNMATAALLIAVSAERRKESRGAHFRSDFEAPREELAHRSTITLDDALGELGAPADERAAS, from the coding sequence ATGACCGACTCTTCCGACTCCATCTCCCTCGACGATCTCGCGCCCCTCGCCTGGAACGGCGCGGACGACGTCGTCATCGTCGGCGGCGGGCTCGCGGGCCTGTTCACCGCGCTGAAGCTCGCGCCCCGGCCCGTGACCGTGATCACCGCGGCGCCGCTCGGCACGGGCGCGTCCTCGGCCTGGGCGCAAGGCGGCATCGCGGCCGCCGTCGGCCTCGGCGACAGCCCCGAACAGCACGCCGCCGACACCGTCGCGGCCGGCGCCGGCATCGTGGACGAGGCGATCGCGAACCTCATGACCCGCGAGGCCTCGGCCCGCATCGAGGATCTGCTGCGCTACGGCGTGCCGTTCGACCGCGACCTCGAAGGCAAGCTGATGCTCTCGCGCGAGGCCGCGCATTCGGAGCGCCGGATCGTCCGCGTCAACGGCGACCTCGCCGGCAAGGCGATCATGGGCGCGCTGGTGCAGGCGGTGCGCCGCACGCCCTCGATCCGCGTTCTCGAAGGCTTCGTCGTCGAGGACCTGATTTCGGAAGGCCGCTTCGTCACGGGCGTGATCGCGCGCACGGTCGGCGCGCGACATGACCAGCCGATCCGCATCTCCGGCCGCGCGGTCGTGCTGGCCTCCGGCGGCGTCGGCCATCTCTTCGCCGTCACCACCAATCCGGTCGAGGCGCGAGGCGCGGGGCTCGCCGCCGCAGCGCGCGCCGGCGCGACGCTCGCCGACCTCGAATTCGTGCAGTTCCACCCGACCGCGATTGCGGTCGGCCGCGACCCCGCTCCGCTCGCGACCGAGGCGTTGCGCGGCGAAGGCGCGATCCTCGTCGGCCGCGACGGCCGCCGCATCATGGACGGCGTCCACCCTGACCTGGATCTCGCGCCGCGCGACATCGTGGCCCGCGCGGTCTACGAGGCGTCGCGCGGCGACGGCGCCTTCCTCGACGCGCGCGCAAGCGTCGGCGCGCGGTTCCCGGCGCGCTTCCCCACCGTCTACGCGGCCTGCATGGCGGCCGGCGTCGACCCGGTCGTCGAGCCGATTCCGATCGCGCCGGCGGCGCACTACCACATGGGCGGCGTGTTGACCGACGCGAACGGCCGCACCTCCCTCGACGGTCTCTGGGCCTGCGGCGAGACGGCCTCGACCGGCGCGCATGGCGCAAACCGCCTCGCCTCCAACTCGCTGCTCGAGGCGATCGTGTTCGGCGCCCGCATCGCGGAGGACATCTCAGGCCTCGCTCCCGCGGCGCCGATGGCGGCCCCCGCCGCTTCCGGCCGCCCGATCCGCGGCGGCGCCGCGCCGGACGACGGCGCGACCGCGACGCTGCGGCGCGCCATGACCGACATGGTCGGCGTCGTCCGCGACGGCGCCCGCATGGCCCGCGCGGTCGAGACGCTCGATCGGCTTCGGCGCAACGCGGCGAATGCGGATCTCCGCAACATGGCGACGGCCGCGCTCCTGATCGCGGTGTCGGCCGAGCGGCGAAAGGAAAGCCGGGGCGCGCACTTCCGGTCGGACTTCGAGGCGCCGCGCGAGGAGCTGGCGCATCGCTCCACCATCACGCTCGACGATGCGCTCGGCGAATTGGGCGCTCCCGCGGACGAGCGCGCCGCTTCGTGA
- the nadA gene encoding quinolinate synthase NadA, which yields MSPLAASLSAPRPAASRIIAPPRRFQPVAMPSLDWTPEVEAATAHLYERVKTVIPPVEWPFFAPYVKAINELKKVRNAVILAHNYQTPEIYNCVADVVGDSFQLAREATKTDAEVIVQCGVHFMAETSKILNPDKTVLIPDSRAGCSLATSITAEDVRELRRKHPGVPVAVYVNTTAEVKAEADICLTSGNAVAVVESLNAPEVMVLPDQYLAMWIASQTRVKIITWHGACEVHERFTAEELRAYREADPEVTILAHPECPPDVLAEADFTGSTAKLAEFVKTKRPKKVVMVTECSMADNVMSEAPDVEFIKPCNLCPHMKRITLPNILESLVHMRDEVLVDPVIADRARASVERMVNLKI from the coding sequence ATGTCCCCGCTCGCCGCTTCTCTTTCGGCCCCCCGCCCCGCCGCTTCGCGCATCATCGCGCCGCCGAGACGATTCCAGCCTGTGGCGATGCCCTCGCTCGACTGGACGCCGGAGGTCGAGGCCGCCACCGCCCATCTCTACGAGCGCGTGAAGACTGTCATTCCGCCGGTCGAATGGCCTTTCTTCGCGCCTTACGTGAAGGCGATCAACGAGCTGAAGAAGGTCCGCAACGCGGTCATCCTGGCGCACAATTACCAGACGCCCGAGATCTACAACTGCGTGGCGGACGTCGTCGGCGACAGCTTCCAGCTCGCCCGGGAGGCGACCAAGACCGACGCCGAGGTCATCGTGCAGTGCGGCGTGCACTTCATGGCCGAGACCTCAAAGATCCTGAACCCGGACAAGACGGTGCTGATCCCCGACAGCCGCGCCGGCTGCTCGCTTGCGACCTCGATCACGGCGGAAGACGTGCGCGAGCTTCGCCGCAAGCACCCCGGCGTGCCGGTCGCGGTCTATGTGAACACCACGGCTGAGGTGAAGGCCGAGGCCGACATCTGCCTGACCTCCGGCAATGCGGTGGCGGTGGTGGAGTCGCTGAACGCGCCGGAGGTCATGGTCCTGCCGGACCAGTATCTCGCGATGTGGATCGCCTCGCAGACACGCGTGAAGATCATCACCTGGCACGGCGCCTGCGAGGTCCACGAGCGCTTCACGGCGGAAGAGCTCCGCGCCTATCGCGAGGCCGATCCCGAGGTCACGATCCTTGCGCATCCCGAATGCCCGCCGGACGTGCTCGCCGAGGCCGACTTCACCGGCTCGACCGCCAAACTCGCAGAGTTCGTGAAGACCAAGCGGCCCAAGAAGGTCGTCATGGTCACCGAGTGCTCGATGGCCGACAACGTGATGTCGGAAGCGCCGGATGTGGAGTTCATCAAACCCTGCAACCTCTGCCCGCACATGAAGCGCATCACGCTGCCGAACATCCTCGAGTCGCTCGTGCACATGCGCGACGAGGTGCTGGTCGACCCCGTGATCGCGGACCGCGCGCGTGCGAGCGTCGAGCGCATGGTCAACCTCAAGATCTGA
- a CDS encoding GNAT family N-acetyltransferase, whose translation MAALMPVPADQRVLRAPTTAPVRDASTAHAPEQTPARAAFHSVEIQATVAETSELWNALRANALSTPYQSPGLLGPWQTHVADNEGFETAVVVARDEAGRPVALLPLGVRVRLGVRVARFMGGSHTNYNLMVIRLDALDAFTPDECRRLLTEAARALRLDCYALRNQPYAWEGVQNPFAGLPRQPSPDSGYRGPLAPTLDDHLKLFMSSKARSNQRRKMRRFEERGTPRIYRADLPHERARLLDAYLTQKGEQFAARGIPNVFERPGVRNFLADAAAIDGGAPTIDLYGFDLDDEVIAVTGGVSDGARYCGMFISITGSEHSKYSPGEMLMNFVVEDAIRRGIRTFDLGVGAAPYKRVYCPTEEPLFDSIFGVTAKGRSAAAAFSALTGAKVKIKSTPWAYGLIQRVRRWKAQREDEPLAGGADEA comes from the coding sequence GTGGCCGCACTGATGCCCGTTCCCGCAGACCAGCGCGTCCTCCGGGCGCCGACGACGGCGCCCGTCCGCGACGCGTCGACCGCTCATGCGCCGGAACAGACGCCGGCGCGGGCCGCGTTCCACAGCGTCGAGATCCAAGCGACGGTCGCCGAGACGTCCGAACTCTGGAACGCCCTGCGCGCAAACGCTCTTTCGACGCCGTATCAGTCGCCCGGCCTGCTCGGACCTTGGCAGACGCATGTCGCGGACAATGAAGGGTTCGAGACCGCGGTCGTCGTGGCCCGCGACGAGGCGGGTCGGCCGGTCGCGCTGCTGCCGCTCGGCGTCCGCGTGAGGCTGGGCGTGCGGGTCGCGCGCTTCATGGGCGGCAGCCACACCAACTACAATCTTATGGTCATCCGGCTCGACGCGCTCGACGCCTTCACGCCCGACGAGTGCCGCCGGCTGCTGACCGAGGCGGCGCGCGCGCTCCGGCTCGACTGCTACGCCTTGCGCAACCAGCCCTACGCCTGGGAGGGCGTGCAGAACCCGTTCGCCGGCCTGCCCCGTCAGCCGTCTCCCGATTCCGGTTATCGCGGCCCGCTCGCGCCGACGCTCGACGATCATCTCAAGCTCTTCATGTCCTCCAAGGCGCGGTCGAACCAGCGGCGCAAAATGCGGCGGTTCGAGGAGCGCGGAACGCCCCGGATCTATCGCGCCGACCTGCCGCATGAGCGCGCCCGCCTGCTTGACGCCTATCTGACGCAGAAGGGCGAACAGTTCGCGGCGCGCGGCATCCCGAACGTGTTCGAGCGCCCGGGCGTCCGCAATTTCCTCGCGGACGCCGCGGCGATCGACGGCGGCGCGCCGACGATCGACCTTTACGGCTTCGACCTCGACGACGAGGTGATCGCGGTGACGGGCGGCGTGTCCGACGGCGCGCGCTACTGCGGCATGTTCATCTCGATCACCGGCAGCGAGCACTCGAAGTACAGCCCCGGCGAGATGCTGATGAATTTCGTGGTCGAGGACGCGATCCGCCGCGGCATCCGGACCTTCGACCTCGGCGTCGGCGCCGCGCCCTACAAGAGGGTCTACTGCCCGACCGAGGAGCCGCTGTTCGACTCCATCTTCGGCGTCACCGCCAAGGGACGCTCGGCGGCCGCGGCCTTCTCCGCGCTCACCGGCGCCAAGGTGAAGATCAAGTCGACGCCCTGGGCCTACGGCCTGATCCAGCGCGTGCGCCGATGGAAGGCGCAGCGCGAGGACGAACCGCTCGCAGGCGGCGCCGACGAGGCCTGA
- the rplM gene encoding 50S ribosomal protein L13 — MRPEPARSFVTKPADVEKKWVVIDATDLVVGRLATLIAMRLRGKHLASFTPHVDDGDNVIVVNAAKVHFTGRKRDNKTYYWHTGYPGGIKERKAHQVLDGRFPERVLEKAVERMLPRGPLGRKQLGNLRVYAGDTHPHEAQQPSALDVGVLNRKNKRSA; from the coding sequence ATGCGACCTGAGCCGGCCCGGTCCTTCGTGACCAAGCCCGCTGACGTTGAGAAGAAGTGGGTCGTGATCGACGCCACCGACCTGGTGGTCGGCCGTCTCGCGACCCTCATCGCCATGCGTCTCCGCGGCAAGCATCTCGCTTCCTTTACGCCCCATGTCGACGACGGCGACAACGTCATCGTCGTCAACGCCGCCAAGGTCCACTTCACGGGCCGCAAACGCGACAACAAGACCTACTACTGGCACACCGGCTATCCGGGCGGCATCAAGGAGCGCAAGGCGCACCAGGTGCTGGACGGCCGCTTCCCGGAGCGCGTGCTCGAGAAGGCCGTGGAGCGCATGCTTCCGCGCGGTCCCCTTGGCCGCAAGCAGCTCGGCAACCTGCGCGTCTACGCCGGCGACACCCACCCGCACGAGGCCCAGCAGCCGAGCGCGCTCGACGTCGGCGTCCTCAATCGCAAGAACAAGCGGAGCGCCTGA
- a CDS encoding CoA-binding protein, with product MPAEDAEIQDVLKRVRSIAVLGASPNPARPSYGVTRVLVAHGYRVFPVNPGHGGGEIAGLKAYASLADLPEPVDMIDVFRASEHVAAALEEALALSPRPSVFWTQLGVVDLEAAARADAAGLTVVMDRCPAIELARATGGAH from the coding sequence ATGCCCGCAGAGGACGCGGAGATCCAGGACGTCCTGAAGCGCGTCCGCTCGATCGCGGTGCTGGGCGCGAGCCCGAACCCTGCGCGCCCAAGCTACGGCGTGACCCGCGTGCTGGTCGCGCACGGCTACAGGGTGTTTCCGGTCAATCCCGGTCATGGCGGCGGGGAGATCGCGGGCCTGAAGGCCTATGCGTCGCTCGCCGATCTGCCCGAGCCCGTCGACATGATCGACGTGTTCCGCGCGTCGGAGCACGTGGCGGCCGCGCTCGAGGAAGCCCTGGCGCTGAGCCCGCGTCCGAGCGTGTTCTGGACACAACTCGGCGTGGTGGACCTCGAAGCCGCGGCGCGCGCCGATGCGGCGGGGCTCACCGTCGTCATGGATCGCTGCCCGGCGATCGAACTCGCGCGCGCGACCGGCGGCGCTCACTGA
- the rpsI gene encoding 30S ribosomal protein S9: MAENISSLGELGGALGTAGSEAPRHVKKVDAQGRAYATGKRKDAVARVWIRPGSGKVTINKRAFEVYFARPVLRMILEQPLNVANRKGQYDVIVTVAGGGLSGQAGAVRHGLSKALTYFEPELRGVLKKGGFLTRDSRVVERKKYGRAKARRSFQFSKR; the protein is encoded by the coding sequence ATGGCCGAGAACATTTCTTCGCTCGGCGAGCTCGGCGGCGCCCTCGGGACCGCTGGTTCCGAAGCTCCCCGTCACGTCAAGAAGGTCGACGCCCAGGGCCGCGCCTACGCCACCGGCAAGCGCAAGGACGCGGTCGCCCGCGTCTGGATCCGTCCGGGCTCCGGCAAGGTCACGATCAACAAGCGCGCCTTTGAGGTCTATTTCGCACGCCCCGTGCTGCGCATGATCCTCGAGCAGCCGCTCAACGTCGCGAACCGCAAGGGCCAGTACGACGTCATCGTTACTGTGGCGGGCGGCGGACTTTCGGGCCAGGCCGGCGCGGTGCGCCACGGCCTGTCGAAGGCGCTGACCTATTTCGAGCCGGAGCTGCGCGGCGTCCTCAAGAAGGGCGGCTTCCTCACCCGCGACAGCCGCGTCGTCGAGCGCAAGAAGTACGGCCGGGCCAAGGCTCGCCGCAGCTTCCAGTTCTCGAAGCGCTGA
- a CDS encoding DUF2842 domain-containing protein has product MRPRVKKLIGTVVLVVGVVTYALIVMMIGQFRLAQSGPGVQLAFFAFFGLIWIVPAAMLIRWMERVER; this is encoded by the coding sequence ATGCGACCGCGCGTGAAGAAGCTGATCGGAACGGTCGTCCTCGTGGTCGGCGTCGTGACCTATGCGCTCATCGTGATGATGATCGGGCAGTTCCGGCTGGCGCAGTCCGGCCCCGGCGTCCAGCTCGCCTTCTTCGCCTTCTTCGGGCTGATCTGGATCGTGCCCGCCGCGATGCTCATCCGCTGGATGGAGCGGGTGGAGCGGTAA
- a CDS encoding COX15/CtaA family protein, giving the protein MSVASTDRRRYLRVWLIVTLALVALMVVIGGATRLTGSGLSITEWKPVAGALPPIGEAAWGEEFAKYRASPQYKLLNEGMSLGEFQFIYWWEWGHRQLGRLIGFVFAGGLLFAAVTRRVSLREGLTLFVMGLLLGTQGAIGWIMVASGLQPGMTAVAPVKLTLHLGFALLFFATLVAFLTYLGQFGRDERPLRPGLRAGSYGLLGLTFFQILLGGLVAGSKAGFTFNTWPLMDGGFAPPASTLFAVTPWWENFVDNVALVQLNHRLVAYALLAATVAYVWAMARSGAPRRAIRRSMWLATLMVAQALLGIVTLVMVVPLHLGLAHQFGAVVVFAFGVAHAALVWRTSEAKEGAPDPRLAQPAR; this is encoded by the coding sequence ATGTCAGTCGCATCAACGGATCGCCGCCGCTATCTGCGCGTCTGGCTCATCGTGACGCTCGCGCTGGTCGCGCTGATGGTCGTCATCGGCGGCGCGACCCGGCTTACTGGATCGGGGCTCTCGATCACCGAATGGAAGCCGGTCGCCGGCGCGCTGCCGCCGATCGGCGAAGCCGCCTGGGGCGAAGAATTCGCGAAATACCGAGCGAGCCCTCAATACAAGCTGCTCAACGAGGGCATGTCGCTCGGCGAGTTCCAGTTCATCTATTGGTGGGAGTGGGGCCATCGGCAGCTCGGCCGGTTGATCGGCTTCGTGTTCGCGGGCGGGCTGTTGTTCGCGGCCGTCACGCGCCGCGTGAGCCTGCGCGAGGGGCTGACACTCTTCGTCATGGGCCTGCTGCTCGGCACCCAAGGGGCGATCGGCTGGATCATGGTCGCTTCGGGCCTGCAGCCCGGCATGACCGCGGTGGCGCCAGTGAAGCTCACGCTCCATCTCGGCTTCGCGCTGCTGTTCTTCGCGACGCTGGTGGCGTTCCTGACCTATCTCGGCCAGTTCGGCCGTGACGAGCGGCCGCTCCGGCCGGGCCTGAGGGCAGGGTCCTACGGCCTGCTTGGCCTCACCTTCTTCCAGATCCTGCTCGGCGGCTTGGTGGCGGGCTCCAAGGCCGGCTTCACGTTCAACACCTGGCCGCTGATGGACGGCGGCTTCGCGCCTCCGGCGTCGACGCTCTTCGCGGTCACGCCCTGGTGGGAGAACTTCGTCGACAACGTCGCGCTGGTGCAGCTGAACCATAGGCTCGTCGCCTATGCGCTGCTGGCCGCGACGGTGGCGTATGTCTGGGCGATGGCCCGATCAGGGGCTCCAAGGCGCGCGATACGGCGGTCGATGTGGCTGGCGACGCTCATGGTCGCGCAGGCTTTGCTCGGGATCGTCACGCTGGTGATGGTGGTGCCGCTCCATCTCGGCCTAGCCCACCAGTTCGGCGCCGTCGTGGTGTTCGCGTTCGGCGTGGCGCATGCGGCGCTGGTGTGGCGCACGAGCGAAGCGAAAGAAGGCGCGCCGGATCCGCGATTGGCGCAGCCCGCCCGATAG
- the speB gene encoding agmatinase has translation MAQSTDNPLRPRPIDDALDAGRRFGESTEANYAGAVSFLRRQYALDPTSFDVAVWGAPLDTSVSNRPGTRFGPRAIREASTIMCGDPAYPFGFDIFEDLAVADTGDCALDYGHIDRIPAAIEAQAAARLSFGAQLVTLGGDHFLTYPILKALVAKLGRPVALVQFDAHQDTWDDDGSRIDHGTMITRAVRDGLIIPERSIQIGIRTHAPQDYGIAIVDGFLCDEMGPMAVASRVLGHVEDAPVYVSFDIDCLDPAYAPGTGTPVSGGVSSAWALQCLRRFGALDLKGFDVVEVSPPYDHAGVTALAAAHLGQMYLGLLAERKRAGRAIKL, from the coding sequence ATGGCCCAATCGACCGACAATCCGCTGCGTCCTCGCCCGATCGACGACGCGCTCGACGCCGGCCGCCGCTTCGGCGAGTCGACCGAGGCGAATTACGCCGGCGCCGTCTCGTTCCTGCGGCGCCAATACGCCCTCGATCCGACCAGCTTCGACGTGGCGGTCTGGGGCGCGCCGCTCGACACCTCCGTCTCGAACCGCCCCGGAACCCGTTTCGGCCCGCGCGCGATCCGCGAGGCCTCGACCATCATGTGCGGCGATCCCGCCTATCCGTTCGGCTTCGACATCTTCGAAGACCTCGCGGTGGCCGACACCGGCGACTGCGCGCTCGACTATGGCCACATCGACCGCATTCCCGCGGCCATCGAGGCGCAGGCGGCGGCAAGGCTCAGCTTCGGCGCGCAGTTGGTCACTCTCGGCGGCGACCACTTCCTCACCTATCCGATTCTGAAGGCGCTGGTCGCGAAGCTCGGCAGGCCGGTCGCGCTGGTGCAGTTCGACGCCCACCAGGACACCTGGGACGACGACGGCAGCCGCATCGACCACGGCACCATGATCACCCGCGCGGTGCGCGACGGCCTGATCATCCCGGAGCGCTCGATCCAGATCGGCATCCGCACCCATGCGCCGCAGGATTATGGCATCGCCATCGTCGACGGTTTCCTCTGCGACGAGATGGGACCGATGGCGGTCGCAAGCCGCGTCCTCGGCCATGTCGAGGATGCGCCCGTCTACGTCTCGTTCGACATCGACTGCCTCGACCCGGCCTATGCGCCGGGCACCGGCACGCCGGTCTCGGGCGGGGTCTCGTCTGCCTGGGCGCTGCAGTGCTTGCGCCGCTTCGGCGCGCTCGACCTAAAAGGCTTCGACGTCGTCGAGGTCTCGCCGCCTTACGATCATGCCGGCGTGACGGCGCTCGCGGCGGCCCATCTCGGCCAGATGTATCTCGGCCTGCTCGCGGAGCGGAAGCGCGCGGGCAGGGCGATCAAGCTCTGA
- a CDS encoding polysaccharide deacetylase family protein, with the protein MTGLRVRAFQAVFDALDRTGANARFSGRTRGLGLILTLHHVRPFSGEAFAPNRLLEVEPGFLDLTLSRAEQLGFEFVTLDEAARRVREGRSERPFLHLTFDDGYRDVRDLALPILEKRDAPATLYVASGFADGETEPWWLSLEEAIRRTNRIEIDLGQGAATFACGSTAEKYETWSKLYWALRSGPEDRLRAAASRLAAEQGVDARHFVRKLCMGWDELADVAKHPLVEIGAHTVTHPMLAKHPADIARAEIDDSRSAIEQRLGVRPRHFAYPVGDPSAAGARDYEIAKDLGFETAVTTRPGHLTASHADALHALPRVSLNGHFQNRAALDALLSGAPFALMDLAKRVLRRG; encoded by the coding sequence GTGACAGGGCTGCGCGTCCGGGCGTTCCAGGCGGTCTTCGACGCGCTCGACAGAACCGGCGCGAATGCGCGGTTCTCGGGGCGCACGCGCGGGCTCGGCCTGATCCTGACGCTGCATCATGTCCGGCCGTTCTCGGGCGAGGCCTTTGCGCCGAACCGGCTGCTCGAAGTGGAGCCCGGCTTCCTCGACCTGACGCTGTCGCGCGCGGAACAGCTCGGCTTCGAGTTCGTCACCCTGGACGAGGCGGCGCGCCGGGTGCGGGAGGGACGGTCGGAGAGGCCGTTCCTTCACCTCACCTTTGACGACGGCTATCGCGACGTTCGCGATCTCGCCTTGCCGATCCTGGAAAAGCGCGACGCTCCCGCCACGCTCTACGTCGCCTCGGGCTTCGCCGACGGCGAGACCGAGCCGTGGTGGCTGTCGCTGGAAGAGGCGATCCGGAGGACGAACCGCATCGAGATCGACCTCGGGCAGGGCGCCGCGACATTCGCCTGCGGCTCGACGGCTGAAAAATACGAGACCTGGTCGAAGCTCTACTGGGCGCTGCGCTCCGGGCCCGAGGACAGGCTGCGCGCGGCGGCGAGCCGGCTCGCGGCGGAGCAGGGCGTCGACGCGCGCCATTTCGTCCGAAAGCTCTGCATGGGCTGGGACGAGCTTGCGGACGTCGCGAAGCATCCGCTGGTCGAGATCGGCGCGCACACCGTGACGCATCCGATGCTGGCGAAGCATCCGGCCGATATCGCGCGGGCCGAGATCGACGACAGCCGGTCGGCGATCGAACAACGCCTCGGCGTGCGGCCGAGACATTTCGCCTATCCGGTCGGCGATCCCTCGGCGGCGGGCGCGCGGGATTACGAGATCGCGAAGGACCTCGGCTTCGAGACGGCGGTGACGACGCGGCCCGGACACCTCACGGCGTCCCACGCCGACGCGCTCCACGCCCTGCCGCGGGTCTCGCTCAACGGCCATTTCCAGAACCGGGCGGCGCTCGACGCGCTGCTCTCCGGCGCGCCGTTCGCGCTGATGGATTTGGCGAAGAGAGTGCTGCGGAGGGGCTAA